AAAGGATCATATAAAGGAACAGAACCGTCCCATTCGCTGTATCGGATAATGGCGGCGGCGACGGTTTCCTGCATCGGTGCCGGAACGGTCTCCTCTCTGTAGCCTCTCCGGTGAAGCGCGCCGCCGGAAGTGTCGAGGCTTATTACTGCCTTATCGTTTCTTATATGAAGGTTCAGCAAGATATCCGGATTTTTTACCGACACATCCGGACGCTGACCGGTTTTTTCCTTGAAATAGTCGGCAACCGCATCTTTAAGGCGCAGGGCAGCGAACTTTGAATGCGAGATCGCACTGTTAGAGACATTCCCCGATACAGCAAAGGTATTGCCTTCCACAAAAAAATCTTCCCACTCGATCTGTTTAGCCTTCTGATACAGCGTATCGGTATCATGGCAAGCGAAGGATATTAAGGGCGCAAGGCACCGTGAAAGAAATCTGGTCAGATAATTAATTCGATACAGGGTTGATTTGTCTGCCCTGAAATGAATTCCGCTGAATTCCGGTCTGACATCTTCTGCGCCGAGTTCAGCTAGTTCCCCCGCGCCAGCTTCTTTTAAGCCGTCGCCTACCTGAGCAAAATAGCGGAAATCTTTCTGATACTGATATGTCGCCGCTTGCCGCTTTTCTCTTTTTGATCGTTTGACCCAATCGGTTGATACCATTTTTCACTGCTTTCTTTTCAATCTGAGCCGGTAAGAACACTCGAGATATTGCTTGATCATTTCATACTTTTTTCAGTATTAGCTGTTACGCGCCTGAATGGAACCCGACCTGCCGTCCGGCCAACTTGAGAGCATGGTGCTCCCGGATGAGCTTCTAACGGCCATTGAATTCGCACGCAAAATCCGGTTCTGTCCTTTTATGACCCCTTTACTTTATTATCCGAACAATCAGGGCGAATAGGATGGAAGAATATCAACAAACTCCCTCCACTTTGGATTTGCTTTCATTCGCTCAATTTCTCGTTGCGTTTCACCCGGATTTATTCTGAAATATGCATTAGCTGCTTGACCCGAAAATGGAATA
The Candidatus Manganitrophaceae bacterium genome window above contains:
- a CDS encoding class I SAM-dependent RNA methyltransferase → MVSTDWVKRSKREKRQAATYQYQKDFRYFAQVGDGLKEAGAGELAELGAEDVRPEFSGIHFRADKSTLYRINYLTRFLSRCLAPLISFACHDTDTLYQKAKQIEWEDFFVEGNTFAVSGNVSNSAISHSKFAALRLKDAVADYFKEKTGQRPDVSVKNPDILLNLHIRNDKAVISLDTSGGALHRRGYREETVPAPMQETVAAAIIRYSEWDGSVPLYDPLCGSGTLLCEALMQYSNIPAGVFRSRFGFEFLPDFSGAVWKRVKKEADGHIRELPEGLIGGSDVSAEAVSAARTNLMGLHYGNNVSVEEADFRKLPALEEHVIVTNPPYGIRLGRDENLEIFYKYLGDFLKQKCKGSAAFVYFGERDYIKKIRLKASWKKPIKAGGLDGRLVKYEMY